Proteins encoded within one genomic window of Brachybacterium sp. P6-10-X1:
- a CDS encoding carbohydrate ABC transporter permease, which translates to MTADATSTVHPADDRPALTKHRRIPRRALRWLQTLGLAVLGLVWLYPLLWVLSASFKDSLDIFASGLNLIPETWHPENYAAAWSEAGFSQYMLNSVVITAASIVLVVVRCATAGYVLARYRFRGRRLIMTVLVATMFIPTGLFIVPVVELSDLLGLLNTRAGLVLAMAGGGNVAAVLLYMGFFSRIPKELEEAAVIDGAGFLRTFFRVMLPLSGPVTATVVVLTFLGTWNNFFLPLVFTFSTPENRTVAVGMLAFQGTNSTDWAGLAAAASISLLPILALFLLLQRHFVEGIAGAVKN; encoded by the coding sequence ATGACCGCCGACGCTACGTCGACCGTCCACCCCGCGGATGATCGCCCCGCCCTCACGAAGCACCGACGGATCCCTCGGCGTGCGCTGCGCTGGCTCCAGACCCTCGGGCTCGCAGTCCTCGGCCTCGTCTGGCTATACCCGCTGCTCTGGGTGCTCTCAGCCTCGTTCAAGGACTCTCTGGACATTTTCGCGAGCGGCCTTAATCTGATCCCTGAGACCTGGCACCCCGAGAACTACGCCGCAGCCTGGTCTGAGGCCGGGTTCTCGCAATACATGCTCAACTCCGTCGTCATCACGGCAGCGAGCATCGTGCTGGTGGTGGTGCGCTGCGCGACCGCCGGCTACGTGCTCGCTCGCTACCGCTTTCGGGGCCGCCGGCTCATCATGACAGTGCTGGTGGCCACGATGTTCATCCCCACCGGCCTATTCATCGTGCCCGTGGTGGAGCTGTCCGACCTGCTGGGCCTGCTGAACACTCGCGCGGGGTTGGTGCTCGCCATGGCCGGCGGCGGCAATGTCGCTGCCGTCCTGCTGTATATGGGGTTCTTCTCCCGGATCCCGAAGGAGCTGGAAGAGGCCGCGGTGATCGATGGCGCAGGCTTCCTGCGCACGTTCTTCCGAGTGATGCTGCCGCTGTCGGGACCGGTCACCGCCACCGTGGTGGTGCTGACGTTCCTGGGCACCTGGAACAACTTCTTCCTGCCCTTGGTGTTCACCTTCTCCACTCCCGAGAACCGCACGGTGGCCGTGGGGATGCTCGCCTTCCAGGGCACGAACTCCACGGACTGGGCGGGCCTGGCCGCAGCCGCTTCGATCTCCCTGCTGCCCATCCTTGCCCTGTTCCTGCTGCTCCAGCGTCACTTCGTCGAAGGGATCGCCGGTGCCGTGAAGAACTGA
- a CDS encoding substrate-binding domain-containing protein, producing MLETVAEGTDPAAAQRARILLAAADGISNTEIAESLGASRQSVLRWRGRYGAEGVDCLRDRPRPGRPQALSPAEIVARALRAPSSAEAASGRWSTRTLANALGISSATVARAWTQYGLAPSEAGALEFDTRPTMILRPGRIVGLLLNPPVGLVAFVEAEREADGHSAGEAPARQGPRRAGLEAAREIAAELAAARAHEDRTGVAHPSEKDVAEFLENARERGAQVIGTGAGIQETGETAAVDTFSEWRRAVEALTVAAAVAGDVDGLSSLRERLRDSAISADTVIWSDGDVSIARPSRVTMRDVATAADVSIKTVSNALTGAKHVAPGTQRRIDHAVRELGYQVNTAARQLRTGRHGALVLAVPELRLSYFAELAEKIIDEAERHQLSVLVQTTRGDLHRELRVIDSARRRADGLIIAAHALRHDTLSRLTTTGPLVVLGEAVQGIGADQITISNADAATTAMDHLLEIGRRRVVMLGIAPRAVAEARVRGCRASADRHGVDLDPALMLPATLWRRDEGERALLELLDRGVPFDAVVGFNDELALGAQHALLARGVNIPEDVAVIGFDNSNDAVYSTPGLTSIAPAFDVIARTAVSLVTDYPAKGSSRDAPIHVIAPHRLMVRGSTS from the coding sequence GTGCTGGAGACGGTCGCTGAGGGCACCGATCCCGCCGCAGCACAACGGGCGAGAATCCTCCTCGCTGCGGCCGACGGCATCTCGAATACCGAGATCGCCGAAAGCCTCGGCGCCTCGCGACAGAGCGTTCTACGATGGCGCGGCCGCTACGGCGCCGAAGGGGTCGACTGCCTCCGGGACCGTCCGCGGCCGGGTCGCCCACAGGCGCTGAGCCCGGCGGAGATCGTAGCGCGGGCCCTGCGGGCGCCGAGTTCGGCGGAGGCCGCGAGCGGGCGCTGGAGCACACGCACACTCGCGAACGCTCTGGGAATCAGCTCCGCGACGGTTGCGCGAGCCTGGACTCAGTACGGTCTGGCTCCCTCCGAGGCCGGTGCGCTCGAGTTCGACACCCGGCCGACGATGATCCTCCGCCCCGGACGCATCGTGGGGCTCCTGCTGAACCCGCCCGTCGGCCTCGTGGCCTTCGTCGAAGCGGAGCGCGAGGCGGACGGGCACTCGGCGGGGGAGGCCCCCGCGCGCCAGGGACCGAGACGAGCCGGATTGGAGGCCGCGCGAGAGATCGCAGCCGAGCTCGCCGCAGCACGCGCCCACGAAGATCGCACCGGTGTCGCCCACCCCTCCGAGAAGGATGTCGCGGAGTTCCTGGAGAATGCCCGTGAGCGCGGAGCGCAGGTGATCGGCACCGGGGCCGGCATCCAGGAGACCGGAGAAACGGCGGCGGTTGACACCTTCTCCGAGTGGCGACGGGCCGTTGAGGCACTCACCGTGGCAGCAGCGGTCGCCGGCGACGTCGACGGGCTGAGCTCTCTCCGAGAGCGCTTGCGGGACTCTGCCATCTCCGCGGATACCGTCATCTGGTCTGACGGCGACGTATCCATCGCGCGACCCTCGCGCGTGACGATGCGGGACGTCGCGACCGCGGCCGACGTGTCGATCAAGACGGTCTCAAACGCTCTCACCGGCGCAAAGCACGTCGCACCGGGCACTCAGCGCCGTATCGATCACGCCGTCCGGGAGCTCGGCTATCAGGTGAACACCGCAGCCCGCCAGCTGCGCACCGGGCGTCACGGCGCGTTGGTGCTCGCTGTCCCTGAGCTCCGCCTGAGCTACTTCGCGGAACTGGCCGAGAAGATCATCGACGAAGCCGAACGCCACCAGTTGAGCGTGCTCGTCCAGACCACCCGAGGAGATCTGCATCGGGAGCTCCGCGTCATCGATAGCGCACGGCGCCGAGCCGATGGGCTGATCATCGCCGCCCACGCGTTACGCCACGACACCCTGAGCCGCCTGACCACTACTGGCCCCCTCGTCGTGCTCGGCGAGGCGGTCCAAGGAATCGGCGCCGATCAGATCACCATCAGCAATGCCGACGCCGCGACGACCGCCATGGACCACCTCTTAGAGATCGGTCGCCGTCGCGTAGTCATGCTGGGTATCGCACCCCGCGCCGTGGCCGAAGCGCGGGTTCGGGGATGCCGAGCCTCGGCCGACCGCCATGGAGTGGACCTCGACCCAGCGCTCATGCTCCCTGCCACCTTGTGGCGCCGCGACGAAGGCGAACGGGCGCTGCTGGAGCTGCTGGACCGGGGCGTCCCCTTTGACGCTGTCGTCGGCTTCAACGACGAGCTCGCTCTCGGCGCTCAGCACGCCCTGCTGGCCCGGGGAGTGAACATCCCCGAGGACGTCGCCGTCATCGGCTTCGACAACTCCAACGACGCCGTCTACTCCACCCCCGGTCTCACCTCGATTGCGCCGGCCTTCGACGTCATCGCCCGCACGGCAGTTTCCTTGGTGACGGATTATCCTGCAAAGGGCAGTTCGCGAGACGCGCCAATTCACGTCATTGCCCCACACCGACTCATGGTGCGCGGTTCCACCTCCTGA
- a CDS encoding ABC transporter substrate-binding protein: MSISRRTLVRGLGAGVLGAGSLSACTGGRRGRQPETTGPTGQALTEPDTPLTLGSIGSSVGRSAAFETPISLALGQAMIDVNKRWGGLFGHEVTLLERHVMAEPGEDLTDVIAGFAEAGVNAVITSIDEEALIAAIPAFVDAGIAVIDVFTSGMSVRAPEVISSNMLIRLAPNDIALAALYAEASWAASSDKGGPPGTVALLSEDTAHGHSLREELSRILDPDGGGVVAEHFYPAGSMGKSAPIVEKILTTPPALLVLNTGPEAGPLLSALHEATLDEEGKRPTVEFARRLSPAASVDYGAAELAPESLSSATGYLPGAELTVDHVNMMLNLDASLQRTGYGYSQQAYDAAVLACLAAQDALSVDGVDIAASVGAVLTGTEECSSYGDCSSILRTGVQTQERTTVSYSGRMGPLELGSAKDPRTGTLRTFAWNEANERQADGDQDFETPE; encoded by the coding sequence ATGTCGATCTCGCGGCGCACGCTGGTGCGCGGCCTCGGGGCGGGGGTGCTCGGCGCCGGGTCCCTGTCGGCCTGCACCGGCGGACGTCGTGGGAGGCAGCCCGAGACGACAGGGCCGACGGGCCAGGCCCTCACCGAGCCGGACACGCCGCTGACCCTGGGCTCGATCGGTTCCTCCGTCGGGCGGTCCGCGGCCTTCGAGACGCCGATCAGCCTGGCCCTCGGCCAGGCGATGATCGACGTGAACAAACGGTGGGGCGGCCTGTTCGGCCACGAGGTCACCCTCCTCGAGCGCCACGTGATGGCCGAGCCCGGCGAGGATCTCACCGACGTCATCGCCGGGTTCGCCGAGGCCGGGGTGAACGCGGTGATCACCTCGATCGACGAAGAGGCCCTGATCGCCGCGATCCCCGCCTTCGTCGACGCCGGGATCGCGGTGATCGACGTGTTCACCTCGGGCATGAGCGTGCGCGCCCCCGAGGTAATCTCCTCGAACATGCTGATCCGCCTGGCGCCGAACGACATCGCGCTGGCCGCGCTGTACGCGGAGGCCTCCTGGGCGGCCAGCTCGGACAAGGGCGGCCCCCCGGGAACGGTCGCTCTCCTCTCCGAGGACACCGCGCACGGGCACAGCCTGCGCGAGGAGCTCAGCCGGATCCTCGACCCCGACGGGGGCGGGGTCGTCGCCGAGCACTTCTACCCGGCCGGGTCGATGGGGAAGAGCGCCCCCATCGTCGAGAAGATCTTGACGACCCCGCCGGCCCTGCTGGTGCTCAACACGGGCCCCGAGGCGGGGCCGCTGCTGTCCGCGCTGCACGAGGCCACGCTCGATGAGGAGGGGAAGCGTCCCACCGTCGAGTTCGCGCGCCGGCTCAGCCCGGCCGCGAGCGTGGACTACGGCGCCGCCGAGCTCGCGCCGGAGTCGCTCAGCTCGGCGACCGGGTATCTTCCCGGGGCCGAGCTCACCGTCGACCACGTGAACATGATGCTCAACCTCGATGCGTCCCTCCAGCGCACGGGCTACGGATACTCGCAGCAGGCCTACGATGCCGCGGTGCTGGCCTGCCTGGCGGCCCAGGACGCCCTGTCGGTCGACGGGGTCGACATCGCCGCCTCCGTCGGCGCGGTGCTCACCGGGACCGAGGAGTGCTCGAGCTACGGCGACTGCAGCTCGATCCTGCGCACCGGGGTGCAGACGCAGGAACGAACGACGGTCTCCTACAGCGGGCGGATGGGCCCGCTCGAGCTGGGATCGGCCAAGGACCCTCGCACCGGGACGCTGCGGACCTTCGCCTGGAACGAGGCCAACGAGAG
- a CDS encoding ABC transporter substrate-binding protein — MVIITRRRLLALTALASATSATACSRSSSSGDGGAGEGSSNVLWWDHFDPLEKALTGLFDDFAADGGAEVERTVYNPNDMGQALQLAQTSDQLPDVFTNLFSVPSAALVADGTVGPVTLDDEAQQAVAEVLFEGIHVFDGQVHSVPIFSHQQHSSLAWMNREMVQAAGHDPDAGALSWDGFRSLCADLVSAGTTSPWITNLAFPDRMGEHLVDLAQAAGQALAHGGGSAGVTDPATGEYVFHADAFVDSLEFLKSLISDGYMLPASTSLDAREARVRWASGDAAIFFDGPWNAGVVAGEFADFLPVLAVSNVPSPDGKGVTARGPAEGQFWRNAASTHVDAVGGLFSLLTRPEFSAALAANMDQPPTDLDAVSSADVADAYAAAIGIFRKNCFLAPSPVARNAAVGTVIAQMDDVRPNLGEIAQGYLGGDLDDARSALKTYSHAVTAEREKAIDAVTADGTEVSLDDWVFEDYHLGDDYDATKY; from the coding sequence ATGGTCATCATCACCCGCCGCCGATTACTCGCCCTCACCGCACTCGCATCCGCCACGTCCGCGACCGCCTGCTCCCGCTCGTCGTCCTCCGGGGATGGCGGAGCCGGTGAAGGGTCCTCGAATGTGCTGTGGTGGGACCACTTCGACCCCTTGGAGAAGGCCCTGACGGGTCTTTTCGACGATTTCGCCGCCGACGGCGGAGCGGAGGTCGAACGCACCGTCTACAACCCCAACGACATGGGCCAGGCTCTCCAGCTCGCTCAGACCAGCGATCAGCTGCCGGACGTGTTCACGAATCTCTTCAGCGTCCCGTCGGCCGCCCTGGTCGCCGACGGCACCGTGGGCCCAGTCACGCTGGACGACGAAGCCCAGCAAGCGGTCGCCGAGGTGCTGTTCGAGGGAATCCACGTCTTCGACGGACAGGTGCACTCAGTCCCGATCTTCAGCCACCAGCAGCATTCGAGCCTTGCCTGGATGAACCGGGAGATGGTGCAGGCTGCAGGTCACGACCCGGATGCCGGGGCGCTCAGTTGGGATGGATTCCGCTCACTCTGCGCCGATCTGGTCTCTGCCGGCACCACAAGTCCGTGGATCACGAACCTGGCGTTTCCCGACCGCATGGGCGAGCATCTGGTGGACCTGGCCCAGGCCGCCGGTCAGGCGTTGGCCCACGGCGGCGGCAGCGCAGGCGTCACCGATCCCGCCACCGGCGAGTACGTATTCCACGCCGACGCATTCGTCGACTCACTCGAGTTCCTGAAGTCCCTGATCTCCGACGGATACATGCTCCCCGCCTCGACCTCTCTGGACGCACGGGAGGCGCGGGTGCGCTGGGCTTCCGGTGATGCCGCGATCTTCTTCGACGGCCCGTGGAATGCCGGCGTGGTGGCCGGCGAGTTCGCGGACTTTCTGCCGGTATTGGCGGTGTCGAACGTGCCCTCGCCCGACGGAAAGGGCGTCACTGCCCGCGGACCGGCCGAGGGCCAGTTCTGGCGCAACGCGGCCTCCACCCACGTCGACGCCGTCGGCGGCTTGTTCTCCCTGCTCACTCGGCCGGAGTTCAGCGCCGCCCTCGCGGCGAACATGGATCAGCCTCCCACCGACCTCGACGCCGTGAGCTCCGCCGATGTTGCGGACGCTTACGCCGCGGCGATCGGCATCTTCCGCAAGAACTGCTTCCTCGCTCCCAGCCCGGTAGCCCGCAACGCGGCCGTCGGGACCGTCATTGCACAAATGGACGACGTACGCCCGAACCTGGGCGAGATCGCCCAGGGCTACCTGGGCGGCGACCTCGACGACGCACGATCCGCATTGAAGACCTATTCGCACGCCGTCACCGCGGAGCGGGAGAAGGCGATCGACGCCGTCACCGCCGACGGCACCGAGGTCTCCCTCGATGACTGGGTCTTCGAGGACTACCACCTTGGCGACGACTACGACGCGACGAAGTACTGA
- a CDS encoding carbohydrate ABC transporter permease — MTGTLAPSSASEQVAPPSGRARPPTDGPGGNRSPWWIALFLAPTLILFTLYTVWPSLSSIYYSMLEWRGLGQARSFTGLDNFARLLSDDLFWKSLGITLLIIVVTVPIRVGASLVLAMMLNDPRLPFAGLLRTAFFVPVVATTAIVGILMGFVLDPSSGPVNALLELVGQGPVDFLGSSDTALGSVMGVHVWKWMGVTLIYWLAALQTVPRELLDAAEVDGAGPWQRLRHVTLPLLTPFAIIITVLTVVETMQIFDLVVTMTGGGPFFSTMVTEVYIYDTAFGDGRPDLGYASAIGVAFGVITVLLIGSLTALMSLARRRQERHR; from the coding sequence ATGACCGGGACTCTCGCACCGTCGTCCGCGTCGGAGCAGGTCGCCCCTCCGTCGGGTCGTGCACGTCCGCCCACCGACGGCCCGGGAGGCAACCGCTCCCCGTGGTGGATCGCCCTCTTCCTCGCTCCCACACTGATCTTGTTCACGCTGTACACGGTGTGGCCGAGTCTTTCGAGCATCTACTACTCGATGCTCGAATGGCGCGGTCTCGGACAGGCCCGCAGCTTCACCGGACTGGATAACTTCGCCCGCCTGCTGTCCGACGATCTGTTCTGGAAGTCGTTAGGCATCACACTGCTGATCATCGTGGTGACCGTGCCGATCCGCGTCGGCGCCTCGCTCGTGCTCGCGATGATGCTGAACGACCCGCGACTGCCCTTCGCCGGGCTGCTGCGCACCGCGTTCTTCGTGCCGGTGGTGGCGACCACCGCGATCGTAGGTATCTTGATGGGCTTCGTGCTCGACCCTTCCAGTGGTCCTGTCAACGCGCTGCTGGAGCTGGTGGGCCAGGGGCCCGTCGACTTCCTGGGCAGCTCGGACACCGCGCTCGGCAGCGTCATGGGGGTTCACGTGTGGAAGTGGATGGGGGTGACGCTCATCTACTGGCTGGCCGCACTGCAGACCGTGCCCCGCGAACTGCTGGATGCCGCGGAAGTCGACGGAGCCGGACCCTGGCAGCGCCTGCGGCACGTGACGCTGCCGCTGCTGACACCCTTCGCCATCATCATCACAGTGCTCACAGTGGTGGAGACCATGCAGATCTTCGATCTGGTGGTCACCATGACCGGCGGCGGCCCCTTCTTCTCGACCATGGTCACCGAGGTCTACATCTACGACACGGCCTTCGGCGACGGCCGCCCGGATCTCGGGTACGCCTCCGCGATCGGCGTCGCCTTCGGTGTGATCACCGTCCTGCTCATCGGATCGCTGACCGCCCTGATGTCGCTGGCACGACGGAGACAGGAGCGGCACCGATGA
- a CDS encoding ANTAR domain-containing response regulator — protein MTDENASLPDDPQDLSAPEEGSSRRTAVVAEDESLIRMDIVETLTEAGFEVVAAVGDGESAVDKARELRPDVVVMDVKMPQTDGVTAAERIGEDNLAPVVMLTAFSQAELVERARDAGAMAYVVKPFTPADLLPAIEIAISRFTQITQLESEIADLGERFETRKRVDRAKGLLQTNMGLSEPEAFRWVQKTSMDRRLTMREVADAVIDQLGGAGKE, from the coding sequence ATGACAGACGAGAACGCTTCCCTTCCCGACGACCCCCAGGACCTCTCCGCCCCGGAGGAGGGCAGCTCCCGCCGCACCGCGGTGGTGGCCGAGGACGAGAGCCTCATCCGCATGGACATCGTGGAGACCCTGACCGAGGCCGGATTCGAGGTCGTCGCCGCGGTCGGCGACGGCGAGAGCGCCGTGGACAAGGCCCGCGAACTGCGCCCCGACGTGGTCGTGATGGACGTGAAGATGCCGCAGACCGACGGCGTCACCGCCGCCGAGCGGATCGGTGAGGACAATCTCGCCCCCGTCGTGATGCTCACCGCCTTCTCACAGGCCGAGCTGGTCGAGCGGGCGCGGGACGCCGGCGCCATGGCCTACGTGGTCAAGCCGTTCACCCCCGCGGACCTGCTGCCCGCGATCGAGATCGCGATCTCCCGCTTCACGCAGATCACCCAGCTCGAGTCCGAGATCGCCGACCTCGGCGAGCGGTTCGAGACCCGCAAGCGCGTGGACCGCGCCAAGGGCCTGCTGCAGACGAACATGGGCCTGTCGGAGCCGGAGGCGTTCCGCTGGGTCCAGAAGACCTCCATGGATCGTCGGCTGACGATGCGCGAGGTCGCCGACGCCGTGATCGACCAGCTCGGCGGCGCCGGCAAGGAATGA
- a CDS encoding sulfatase-like hydrolase/transferase: MTRPNILLISTDQQRYDALGAASNPHIHTPHLDRLAAQGTRFENCYTQSPVCAPSRGSLMTGRYPRHHGLWANGVDMDPDTELFTTVLANEGYDCGLAGKFHLGSAFAGRIEPRLNDGFRIFRWAHDPYVRSPANEYHNWLRRTHPDLYRDAVVERQRSIDALPQEAHYSRWIAEETIEFLAHTRDKDKPFCFIANFFDPHHGFEAPERFREMYDAQSLPRPVTIEGELETKPAIYQQESAKSYAGHMPGFDDYSPEQLQEIIAQYYAMVSLVDEEVGRILGALDSEGLAEDTLVIFTSDHGEMLGDHRMLLKGPMMFDCSVKVPLIVRRPGTVPAGQVRGELVEWIDLTSTTLAAAGSRGLPHAEGRDLGPLWRGEDWEDRGWVLSEYRDGCWAYDPPVFTTMVRRGSWKIVVHHGRPATDRDRTGELYDLAADPDELDNLWDVPAQQEQRTKMMGVVLDVLAATEDRSRERLAPF, from the coding sequence ATGACCCGCCCGAACATCCTTCTGATCAGCACCGACCAGCAGCGCTACGACGCCCTCGGTGCCGCCAGCAATCCACACATCCACACCCCGCACCTGGACCGCTTGGCCGCCCAGGGCACCCGATTCGAGAACTGTTACACCCAGTCGCCGGTGTGCGCGCCCTCCCGCGGCAGTCTGATGACGGGGAGGTATCCGCGCCACCACGGCCTGTGGGCCAACGGCGTGGACATGGATCCGGACACGGAGCTGTTCACCACGGTCCTGGCCAACGAGGGGTACGACTGCGGACTCGCCGGGAAGTTCCATCTCGGCTCCGCCTTCGCCGGCAGGATCGAGCCGCGGCTGAACGACGGTTTCCGGATCTTCCGCTGGGCGCACGACCCCTATGTGCGCTCCCCCGCGAACGAGTACCACAACTGGCTGCGGCGCACCCACCCGGATCTGTACCGCGACGCCGTCGTAGAACGGCAACGGTCGATCGACGCGCTCCCCCAGGAAGCGCACTACAGCCGCTGGATCGCGGAGGAAACGATCGAGTTCCTCGCGCACACCCGCGACAAGGACAAGCCGTTCTGCTTCATCGCGAACTTCTTCGATCCCCATCACGGCTTCGAGGCCCCCGAACGGTTCCGCGAGATGTACGACGCGCAGTCGCTGCCCCGGCCAGTCACCATCGAGGGCGAGCTGGAGACGAAGCCGGCAATCTACCAACAGGAGTCGGCGAAGTCGTACGCCGGGCACATGCCGGGATTCGACGACTACAGCCCGGAGCAGCTACAGGAAATCATCGCTCAGTACTACGCCATGGTCTCCCTGGTGGACGAGGAGGTGGGGCGGATCCTCGGGGCGCTGGACAGCGAGGGGCTCGCCGAGGACACGCTCGTGATCTTTACCAGCGACCATGGCGAGATGCTGGGCGACCACCGCATGCTGCTCAAAGGGCCGATGATGTTTGACTGCTCGGTGAAGGTGCCTCTGATTGTGCGTCGGCCCGGGACCGTCCCCGCCGGCCAGGTGCGCGGGGAGCTCGTAGAATGGATCGACCTCACCAGCACGACCCTGGCCGCCGCGGGGTCCCGTGGACTTCCCCACGCTGAAGGCCGGGACCTGGGGCCGCTGTGGCGGGGCGAGGACTGGGAGGACCGTGGCTGGGTCCTCTCGGAATACCGGGACGGATGCTGGGCTTACGACCCGCCGGTGTTCACCACTATGGTGCGGCGCGGGAGCTGGAAGATCGTGGTGCACCATGGCCGTCCCGCGACCGACCGCGACCGCACCGGCGAGCTGTACGACCTGGCCGCCGACCCCGATGAGCTAGACAACCTCTGGGATGTTCCCGCGCAGCAGGAGCAGCGCACAAAGATGATGGGCGTCGTGCTGGATGTGCTCGCAGCCACTGAGGATCGCTCTCGCGAGCGCCTAGCGCCCTTCTAA